The Apium graveolens cultivar Ventura chromosome 3, ASM990537v1, whole genome shotgun sequence sequence TCAAACCCTAACACGTATTTGCTCCTTATTAGAACAACCATGTGTTTAATACTATACACTATAACAAAAACTAATCATAACAATTCAAACGAATAACttaattttttgttttttagTTACGTGCATGTTTGTTTGTTATGGAGACAAGATCTGCCAAGAGGAAGAAGCTTTTAGATGTATACGATAAAGAACCGGGGGAAGACCGTGTTACGGAGCTTCCCGATTCGGTTCTTCATCGTATTCTTCTTCTTTTGCCAATTAAAAATATTGCGCAAACGTGCGTTTTGTCGAAACGATGGAGACATATTTGGTACTCTTTTCCTGATCTTGATTTCACTACCTTAAAAGAACAAGAACATTATGATGTGAAGTTTATTGTACATGTTTTATCGAATCGGGAAAAGGTGCATTGTCGTTCGGACATTAGGCTTCTTAGGTTACGCGGTAGCTGGAGATGTTCACAGCTGAATGAATTGATACGTCAGGCAGTACTTACGCATAATGTTCAGCATCTTGAGATTGATGATGTTGTAACTAACGACTGTTTTAACTTGTCACGGTGGGTGTTGAAGAGTGATTGGTTGAAGATTCTTAAGTTGAGGTTTTCAGGACAGGGTATTCGATTGCCTCCTTGGTGTTTTATGAAGGATGGTTTTCAGTCATTGAACAAATTGTCGTTGTCGCTTGTGATTTTTCACGAAAAGCCGAGTCTTGGTATGGATTGTTCGTCGTTCCCTCTACTCGAGAAGTTGAGGATGGATAAGTGCAGAGGTTTGAGGCATTTACGAGTTTGTTGTCGAGCACTTGTTAAGTTTTCTTTATCTGAATGTTCGGAACTAGACAATCTGGAGATTAGTTGCCCTAAATTGAAGAAAATGAGTGTGTCTAGATGCTTTAATACTACAAGTAGAAATAGCTCTGTTATGATTGACGCTCCAAAGCTAGACAAAATCATATGGAATGGTAATGCTATTACTGACCGCAGTTCTTTACACAACTTGCGATCCTTGCAAGAGGCCTCTGTTTGTTTTGAGAGTGTGACTGCAGCAAATCTCGCGAGTATGTCAGACTTTTTCAATGGACTTTATCAGTTGAAGTGCCTTAAAATGGAAGCACACTGTTTTGAGGTACATCCCTCATTTTGTATGAAATTTCTTGTTTTTTTGACTAATTTGGCTTATATGCCTTACAATTGTGTATGTGTATCTGTTCAAACAAATTTCGGGGTGAGCGAGAATCGAACCCAGTATACGATAAGAGA is a genomic window containing:
- the LOC141710541 gene encoding putative F-box/FBD/LRR-repeat protein At4g03220, whose amino-acid sequence is METRSAKRKKLLDVYDKEPGEDRVTELPDSVLHRILLLLPIKNIAQTCVLSKRWRHIWYSFPDLDFTTLKEQEHYDVKFIVHVLSNREKVHCRSDIRLLRLRGSWRCSQLNELIRQAVLTHNVQHLEIDDVVTNDCFNLSRWVLKSDWLKILKLRFSGQGIRLPPWCFMKDGFQSLNKLSLSLVIFHEKPSLGMDCSSFPLLEKLRMDKCRGLRHLRVCCRALVKFSLSECSELDNLEISCPKLKKMSVSRCFNTTSRNSSVMIDAPKLDKIIWNGNAITDRSSLHNLRSLQEASVCFESVTAANLASMSDFFNGLYQLKCLKMEAHCFELLSKNKHFAGVMSEAFVNLKSLELHTSRIQELASLFRTYLSLQKLIISITSDSRIRKSSQMQMDRNFSSSSGEQYWKSRSHAFKPFLHELKSVTIHGISESESEFSLVKFLLGHTGGLQEMVINCAEGRGCRRLQRIESRVMQFYRASSDAKVVFNQTFH